The following proteins are encoded in a genomic region of Diabrotica virgifera virgifera chromosome 1, PGI_DIABVI_V3a:
- the LOC114324304 gene encoding nephrocan-like, giving the protein MLILVFSVIMFGVQANSLCSDYCDCTSLNVSESANANLSADIKQFLSDFPDINLTFVRPYTIVIKTSDSSLNSSGNYSFSWVKTLVLTENNLTSVPGIVCDFVTVQNLDLSNNELENFNSDCSRTLKLLNLSSNFISTLNDTSFSNSKDLYTLDISNNFLSAVPSLNLPNLQYLNLSSNRIIALTAEVFVSLKLLQYLDVSRNGLGRIATSELTNLMTLIMAGNVDLANTRDIFFLGRKIQTLDASQTGLQQVPAILIHSIRHLTLQMNFIRTINGGDLDSYPLLNSLDVSSNVIKFIEEDALGRLDFLSVLYLSDNQLVEIPRRLPEKLKLLNLGINKIGKIRKKDFRGLGTLETLFLNDNNITVINEGAFTDLLSLKSLDLSRNPIINLPPGIFTGPLSLRTLRLSFIKTPMGLEEDFPLSVPEQVVQLNLSSSPGLVHQFLADTATLMASKRLQELDVTSANLEFVRQDLQFFLPQLKVLYIRGNKLNDSLVNWVKSWICQQDFGAPRLEHNFEFVIQNTSEGSVENKRLSGTGLMSQNANGDAKNSLEAPTGEISMYKSEKRSHFFHTILLITSTAVIVFVISVFSILRLFKIRRSYVEDIEATALPTISDIW; this is encoded by the coding sequence ATGTTGATTCTTGTATTTTCGGTCATCATGTTTGGTGTTCAGGCTAATTCACTTTGCTCGGATTATTGTGATTGTACTAGTTTAAACGTAAGTGAATCAGCTAATGCTAACCTTAGCGCAGATATCAAACAGTTTTTGTCGGACTTTCCGGATATAAATCTAACTTTTGTGCGTCCTTATACAATAGTGATCAAAACCAGTGACAGTTCGTTAAATTCTAGTGGAAACTATTCGTTTAGTTGGGTTAAAACTCTTGTTCTCACCGAGAACAATCTCACTAGTGTTCCGGGAATAGTTTGTGACTTTGTAACTGTGCAGAACTTGGATCTATCAAACAATGAGCTAGAAAATTTTAATTCAGACTGTTCTAGGACTTTAAAATTGTTAAATCTCAGTTCGAACTTTATTTCCACCCTAAACGATACTAgtttttcaaattcaaaagacTTATACACTTTAGACATTTCCAATAACTTTTTATCTGCTGTGCCAAGTTTAAATCTGCCAAACTTGCAATACTTGAATCTAAGTTCCAATAGAATCATTGCTCTAACTGCTGAAGTTTTTGTTAGTTTGAAACTACTGCAATATTTGGACGTGTCTCGTAACGGTCTCGGTAGAATAGCGACCAGTGAACTGACAAATTTGATGACTTTAATAATGGCGGGTAACGTCGATCTGGCCAACACGCGAGATATCTTTTTCTTGGGTCGGAAAATCCAGACCCTGGACGCCTCACAAACCGGACTTCAACAGGTGCCAGCGATTTTAATCCACTCCATTCGGCACTTGACTCTCCAGATGAACTTTATTCGGACAATCAACGGTGGGGATCTGGATTCGTATCCCTTATTGAACTCTCTGGACGTCAGTTCCAACGTCATAAAGTTTATCGAAGAGGACGCTCTGGGGAGACTCGATTTTTTGTCCGTCCTTTATCTCAGCGACAATCAACTCGTGGAAATCCCGAGAAGGCTACCTGAAAAACTCAAACTTCTCAACTTGGGTATTAACAAGATTGGAAAGATAAGAAAAAAGGATTTTCGAGGCTTGGGAACTCTCGAAACGCTCTTTTTAAACGACAATAACATTACCGTAATAAATGAAGGGGCTTTTACAGACTTATTATCGCTAAAAAGCCTGGATTTATCCAGAAATCCTATAATTAATCTCCCTCCAGGTATTTTCACCGGTCCCTTATCTCTGAGGACGCTAAGATTGTCTTTTATAAAAACCCCAATGGGTTTAGAAGAAGACTTTCCCCTTTCTGTGCCAGAACAAGTCGTGCAGCTTAACTTATCTTCCAGTCCTGGATTAGTACATCAATTTTTAGCCGACACAGCTACCCTAATGGCATCAAAACGGCTGCAGGAATTAGATGTGACATCTGCGAATTTAGAATTTGTCCGACAAGATTTACAGTTCTTTCTACCCCAACTCAAAGTGCTCTATATCAGAGGCAATAAATTAAACGATAGCCTAGTTAATTGGGTGAAATCCTGGATCTGCCAACAGGACTTCGGCGCGCCAAGGTTAGAgcataattttgaatttgtcatCCAGAACACGTCGGAGGGCTCTGTGGAGAATAAGAGACTGTCCGGAACTGGGTTAATGAGCCAAAATGCCAATGGAGATGCAAAGAACTCTCTGGAGGCTCCCACCGGTGAGATCTCGATGTACAAGAGCGAGAAAAGGAGCCATTTCTTTCACACAATTCTTCTCATCACTTCCACTGCTGTTATCGTGTTTGTTATCAGTGTTTTCTCTATTTTGAGGCTTTTTAAAATAAGAAGGTCGTACGTTGAGGATATAGAAGCAACTGCTTTGCCTACTATTTCGGACATTTGGTGA